In Streptomyces sp. NBC_00878, a single window of DNA contains:
- a CDS encoding S1C family serine protease, producing MSTENEGTEVPPAPSAPPVPVDTPAASAPPEQGVPQGAGPVDPYQGTTQSQGSAYSHEAATPQEGAPTASLPPVPSGAPAGAGPAPEAGAWPPPPPATPSYASGGEGGSGDAWGSSYQQPAPTSKSGGRGGLVAAILVAALVAGGVGGGFGYWAADRNDNTTASTTVAASQSGGDLKRDPGTVASVAATALPSTVTIEAEGSNGEGGTGTGFVFDTQGHILTNNHVVAEAVDSGKLSATFSNGKKYEAEVVGHAQGYDVAVIKLKNAPNGLKPLPLGNSDKVAVGDSTIAIGAPFGLSNTVTTGIISAKNRPVASSDGSGQSKASYMSALQTDASINPGNSGGPLLDANGSVIGINSAIQSSSGGMGGTSQSGSIGLGFAIPINQAKAVAQQLIKTGKPVYPVIGASVALEEGTGGAKITEQGASGSDAVTPNGPAAKAGLKPGDVITKLDDRVIDSGPTLIGEIWTHQPGDTVKLTYTRDGKQQTANVTLGQREGDS from the coding sequence GTGAGCACCGAGAACGAGGGCACTGAGGTACCCCCGGCCCCGTCTGCACCTCCCGTGCCGGTGGACACTCCCGCTGCTTCCGCGCCTCCGGAGCAGGGGGTGCCACAGGGAGCGGGCCCCGTGGACCCCTATCAGGGCACGACTCAGTCCCAGGGGTCGGCTTACTCCCACGAGGCGGCCACGCCCCAAGAAGGCGCGCCGACGGCCTCGTTGCCCCCGGTTCCCTCCGGGGCGCCCGCGGGCGCGGGCCCCGCCCCGGAAGCGGGTGCCTGGCCGCCTCCTCCACCCGCCACGCCCTCGTACGCGAGCGGGGGTGAGGGCGGCTCGGGGGATGCCTGGGGTTCCTCGTACCAGCAGCCGGCGCCCACGTCGAAGTCCGGCGGACGCGGCGGTCTGGTCGCAGCGATTCTGGTGGCCGCACTGGTGGCGGGCGGGGTGGGCGGTGGCTTCGGCTACTGGGCGGCCGACCGGAACGACAACACCACGGCCTCCACGACGGTTGCCGCCTCCCAGAGCGGCGGCGACCTCAAGCGTGACCCGGGCACGGTCGCGAGCGTGGCCGCCACGGCGCTGCCGAGCACGGTCACCATCGAGGCCGAGGGGAGCAATGGCGAGGGCGGTACGGGCACCGGCTTCGTCTTCGACACGCAGGGTCACATCCTCACCAACAACCACGTGGTGGCGGAGGCGGTCGACAGCGGCAAGCTCTCGGCGACCTTCTCGAACGGCAAGAAGTACGAGGCCGAGGTGGTCGGCCACGCCCAGGGCTACGACGTCGCGGTCATCAAGCTCAAGAACGCGCCGAACGGCCTCAAGCCGCTGCCCCTCGGCAATTCCGACAAGGTCGCGGTCGGTGACTCGACGATCGCGATCGGCGCGCCCTTCGGTCTGTCGAACACGGTGACCACGGGCATCATCAGCGCCAAGAACCGCCCGGTGGCCTCCAGCGACGGCAGTGGCCAGAGCAAGGCCTCGTACATGAGCGCCCTGCAGACGGACGCCTCGATCAACCCGGGCAACTCCGGCGGCCCGCTCCTGGACGCGAACGGCTCGGTCATCGGCATCAACTCCGCCATCCAGTCCAGCAGTGGCGGCATGGGCGGCACCAGCCAGTCCGGTTCCATCGGCCTGGGCTTCGCGATCCCGATCAACCAGGCGAAGGCCGTCGCCCAGCAGCTGATCAAGACGGGCAAACCCGTCTATCCGGTGATCGGCGCCTCGGTCGCCCTGGAGGAGGGCACGGGCGGCGCAAAGATCACCGAGCAGGGTGCGAGCGGCTCCGACGCGGTCACGCCGAACGGCCCCGCGGCGAAGGCCGGCCTCAAGCCCGGCGACGTCATCACCAAGCTCGACGACCGGGTGATCGACAGCGGCCCCAC
- a CDS encoding glycerophosphodiester phosphodiesterase: MTHARQHQIQVVAHRGASEEAPEHTLAAYEKAIEDGADALECDVRLTADGHLVCVHDRRVNRTSNGRGAVSALELADLAALDFGSWKNRDEAPDWEQQRPPSWEQQSVLTLERLLELVADADRPVRLAIETKHPTRWAGQVEERLLVLLKRFGLDAPPSAAESPVRVMSFSARSLHHVRAASPTLPTVYLLQFVSPRLRDGRLPAGVRIAGPSMRIVRNHPAYIERLKRAGHQVHVWTVNEPEDVDLCVELGVDAIITNRPRAVRHQLGR; encoded by the coding sequence GTGACCCACGCACGACAGCACCAGATCCAGGTCGTCGCCCACCGTGGAGCCTCCGAAGAGGCCCCGGAGCACACCCTGGCCGCGTACGAGAAGGCGATCGAGGACGGGGCCGACGCCCTGGAGTGCGATGTACGGCTGACCGCGGACGGACATCTCGTCTGTGTCCACGACCGCCGCGTCAACCGCACCTCCAACGGCCGCGGCGCCGTCTCCGCCCTGGAACTCGCCGACCTCGCCGCCCTGGACTTCGGCTCCTGGAAGAACCGCGACGAGGCGCCCGACTGGGAGCAGCAACGGCCCCCGTCCTGGGAGCAGCAGTCCGTCCTCACCCTGGAAAGACTGCTCGAACTCGTCGCCGACGCCGACCGCCCCGTACGGCTCGCCATCGAGACGAAGCACCCCACGCGCTGGGCGGGCCAGGTCGAGGAGCGCCTGCTGGTCCTCCTGAAGCGTTTCGGCCTGGACGCCCCGCCCTCGGCCGCCGAGTCCCCCGTACGCGTCATGAGTTTCTCGGCGCGCTCGCTGCACCACGTCCGGGCGGCGTCCCCGACGCTGCCGACGGTCTATCTGCTGCAGTTCGTCTCGCCCCGGCTGCGCGACGGACGGCTGCCCGCCGGTGTCCGGATCGCGGGCCCCTCGATGCGCATCGTGCGCAATCACCCCGCGTACATCGAGCGTCTGAAGCGGGCTGGGCATCAGGTTCACGTATGGACGGTGAACGAGCCCGAGGACGTCGATCTCTGCGTCGAGCTGGGCGTCGACGCCATCATCACCAACCGCCCGCGCGCGGTGCGCCACCAACTGGGCCGCTGA
- a CDS encoding ATP-binding protein, with translation MRHRTCIGRFPVQPRGASTPWRGAKEVSGVALVVAQEVPTSSSMAVSHGPAGVGEARHRMRAQLRTGGVAETVIDDAVLILSELLSNACRHGRPLGDALAGDGDVRAAWRVEQTGRLTVEVTDGGGPTRPVPATPSVTARGGRGLNIITALADDWGVRDDARGEVTVWVVVHKDAVAGHRRDDFAARVTGPSVSAIPDLNFADAFDDLD, from the coding sequence GTGCGTCACCGTACGTGCATTGGCCGGTTTCCAGTCCAGCCCAGAGGGGCATCCACACCGTGGCGTGGGGCAAAGGAGGTCTCGGGGGTGGCGTTGGTGGTGGCACAGGAGGTGCCCACGTCGTCGAGCATGGCCGTATCCCATGGCCCTGCGGGCGTGGGGGAAGCAAGACACCGGATGCGGGCTCAGCTGCGCACCGGCGGTGTGGCGGAAACGGTCATCGACGATGCCGTACTGATCCTTTCCGAACTACTGAGCAACGCTTGCCGACACGGCAGGCCATTGGGTGACGCCCTGGCGGGGGACGGCGACGTCCGGGCCGCCTGGCGCGTCGAACAGACCGGCAGGCTCACGGTCGAGGTGACGGACGGCGGTGGTCCGACCCGTCCGGTTCCGGCCACTCCTTCGGTCACGGCGCGCGGCGGCCGCGGGCTGAACATCATCACGGCGCTCGCCGACGACTGGGGCGTCCGGGACGACGCCCGCGGTGAGGTCACGGTGTGGGTGGTCGTGCACAAGGACGCCGTTGCCGGGCACCGCCGCGACGACTTCGCCGCGCGCGTCACGGGCCCGTCGGTGTCCGCGATACCCGACCTGAACTTCGCGGACGCTTTCGACGACCTGGACTGA
- a CDS encoding DUF5926 family protein produces the protein MAKKRPQTKAKQPQLTDGEIPVVGAREPCPCGSGRRYKACHGRAAAHAVTELVHRPFEALAGEADWVALRELVPAATVELHLKEPLPEGVPSITLATVLPMAWPALRRDDGSVLIGLQNDTASGDISRDLADTLQRALIAEPGSPVQGRRAPADGPRLQDLLDPEGAFEPVVHAGFEFWVPDAQNATTEVTASLERANAAAIPTVKLAGVDAAYWCETPDKNHLRWVMPYPEEQLLDALARLHAAGRSSLGEGTRLVGSFRAHGLTVPVWDLPTGVSAEDVEKPAAEFAERLTAALASDAPLTGDERRARGGLTNRQVTLS, from the coding sequence ATGGCCAAGAAGCGACCCCAGACGAAGGCCAAGCAGCCTCAGCTGACGGATGGAGAGATCCCGGTCGTCGGGGCACGCGAGCCGTGCCCCTGCGGCAGCGGCCGCCGCTACAAGGCGTGTCACGGACGCGCCGCCGCGCACGCCGTGACCGAGCTGGTGCACCGCCCCTTCGAGGCGCTGGCGGGCGAGGCCGACTGGGTCGCGCTGCGCGAGCTCGTGCCCGCGGCCACCGTAGAGCTGCACCTGAAGGAGCCGCTCCCGGAGGGCGTCCCGTCGATCACGCTCGCGACGGTGCTGCCGATGGCCTGGCCCGCGCTGCGCCGTGACGACGGCTCGGTGCTGATCGGCCTGCAGAACGACACCGCGTCCGGTGACATCAGCCGCGACCTGGCCGACACGCTCCAGCGGGCGCTCATCGCGGAGCCGGGCAGTCCGGTCCAGGGCCGCCGCGCCCCGGCTGACGGACCGCGGCTGCAGGACCTCCTCGACCCCGAAGGCGCGTTCGAGCCAGTTGTGCACGCGGGCTTCGAATTCTGGGTTCCGGACGCGCAGAACGCGACCACGGAGGTGACCGCCTCCCTGGAACGGGCCAACGCCGCCGCCATCCCGACCGTGAAGCTCGCGGGCGTCGACGCGGCGTACTGGTGCGAAACGCCCGACAAGAACCATCTGCGCTGGGTCATGCCGTACCCGGAGGAGCAGCTTCTGGACGCGCTCGCCCGGCTGCACGCCGCGGGCCGGTCGAGCCTCGGGGAAGGCACCCGCCTCGTGGGCTCCTTCCGTGCCCACGGCCTCACGGTGCCGGTCTGGGACCTGCCGACCGGCGTCTCGGCGGAGGACGTCGAGAAGCCGGCGGCCGAGTTCGCCGAGCGGCTCACCGCCGCGCTGGCCTCGGACGCGCCGCTCACCGGGGACGAGCGACGGGCGCGCGGCGGCCTCACCAACCGACAGGTCACCCTCAGCTGA
- a CDS encoding bifunctional DNA primase/polymerase → MREILGRRRRLLSKRNGGRPEMLGAALTFATAWQWPVLPGVAADPQGRGRCACPDPECTVPGAHPFDPGLLAATTDERMVRWWWTNRPTAPIILATGDKAPCAVSLPALAASRALLALDHMGMRLGPVIASPTRWALLVKPYSLEQLGELLYAQDHVPGSLRFHGEGGYVALPPSETGQGQLRWERAPLPGSAAPWVPDVEAVVDAVVEALTRTGVSAPEL, encoded by the coding sequence ATGCGCGAGATCCTCGGAAGGCGACGCAGGCTCCTGTCCAAACGAAACGGCGGACGGCCTGAGATGCTCGGCGCGGCCCTGACCTTCGCGACCGCATGGCAGTGGCCCGTACTCCCGGGAGTGGCGGCGGACCCGCAGGGGCGGGGCCGATGCGCGTGTCCCGACCCGGAATGCACGGTGCCCGGTGCCCATCCCTTCGACCCCGGCCTGCTCGCGGCCACCACCGACGAGCGGATGGTGCGCTGGTGGTGGACGAACAGGCCGACGGCGCCGATCATCCTGGCCACAGGGGACAAAGCCCCCTGCGCGGTGAGCCTGCCGGCGCTCGCCGCTTCCCGCGCGCTCCTCGCGCTCGACCACATGGGGATGCGCCTCGGCCCCGTGATCGCGTCCCCGACGCGCTGGGCGCTGCTCGTGAAGCCGTACTCCCTGGAGCAGCTGGGCGAGTTGCTCTACGCCCAGGACCACGTGCCGGGCTCGCTGCGCTTCCACGGAGAGGGCGGCTACGTGGCGCTGCCCCCGTCCGAGACCGGCCAGGGCCAGCTGCGCTGGGAGCGGGCTCCGCTGCCCGGCTCGGCCGCCCCCTGGGTGCCCGATGTCGAGGCCGTCGTGGACGCCGTGGTGGAGGCCCTCACCCGTACGGGTGTGAGCGCACCCGAGTTGTAG